In one window of Oceanococcus sp. HetDA_MAG_MS8 DNA:
- a CDS encoding acetyl-CoA carboxylase carboxyltransferase subunit alpha produces MNLKYLEFEQPIAELESKIEQLRQVADGDVVNLSEDISRLERRVSQLTEEIFADLSPWQVTQVARHPQRPYFLDYVKHLFTEFTELHGDRHFRDDQALIGGLARFEGRPVMVIGHQKGRDTKEKVRRNFGMPRPEGYRKALRLMKMAEKFALPILTFIDTPGAYPGIGAEERNQSEAIARNLFEMSQLRTPILCTVIGEGGSGGALAIGVGDHVAMLQYSVYSVISPEGCASILWKKAAHAEEAAAAMGMTADSLHALGLIDEVIAEPAGGAHRAPQDAAARLADTLRTGLDKLGRMSRSELTARRQQRLLDYGDYVDAG; encoded by the coding sequence GTGAATCTAAAGTACTTGGAGTTCGAGCAGCCCATTGCGGAGCTCGAGAGTAAAATTGAACAGCTGCGGCAGGTGGCTGACGGGGATGTGGTGAATCTGAGTGAGGATATCAGCCGGCTGGAGCGCCGGGTGAGTCAACTCACCGAGGAAATTTTTGCCGACTTAAGCCCCTGGCAGGTCACCCAGGTGGCACGTCATCCCCAGCGGCCCTATTTCCTGGACTATGTGAAGCACTTATTCACAGAGTTCACAGAGTTGCACGGGGACCGTCATTTTCGCGATGACCAAGCCTTAATCGGGGGGTTAGCTCGCTTCGAGGGTCGCCCGGTGATGGTGATCGGGCACCAAAAAGGTCGTGACACCAAAGAAAAGGTGCGCCGCAACTTTGGCATGCCGCGCCCGGAGGGCTATCGAAAAGCCTTGCGCCTCATGAAGATGGCCGAAAAATTTGCGCTACCGATACTAACCTTCATCGACACTCCAGGAGCCTATCCAGGGATTGGCGCGGAGGAGCGTAATCAAAGCGAGGCCATTGCCCGGAATCTCTTTGAGATGAGTCAATTGCGCACGCCCATTTTGTGCACCGTCATTGGCGAGGGCGGCTCCGGCGGGGCGCTGGCGATTGGTGTGGGTGATCATGTCGCGATGTTGCAGTACAGCGTGTATTCGGTGATTTCACCCGAGGGCTGCGCCTCCATTCTTTGGAAAAAAGCGGCCCACGCGGAAGAAGCCGCAGCAGCCATGGGCATGACTGCAGATTCATTGCATGCTCTGGGCCTCATTGATGAGGTGATTGCCGAGCCGGCCGGAGGGGCTCATCGCGCGCCCCAAGATGCTGCAGCGCGTCTCGCCGATACCTTGCGCACGGGCTTAGACAAGCTCGGAAGAATGTCGCGCAGTGAGCTGACGGCGCGTCGCCAGCAGCGCTTGCTGGATTATGGAGACTATGTCGACGCCGGTTAA
- the tilS gene encoding tRNA lysidine(34) synthetase TilS has protein sequence MSTPVNPVFEGLQLPQAHSYLLGLSGGVDSAALAALLAGRVRLRCVHVNHGLGPHAQELEQAAVGIARTLGLPLQCLQLRDAPNANQEAWARERRYAACAQLLRPGEVLLTAHHAQDQIETWLLAALRGSGAVGLSAMPVLKPFARGWHARPALALPAVELQQQAAGLPWMDDPTNADLELARNRVRVELLPLLEKIHPRSHAALLRSVDLAQQQSRELRFWQQAWIEQHLEMQRQALPLQALQELAAPPREGLLHAAVRSLGAPAIPQRVLWQWLKQMQAPDDRQPALHWSGWSLRRYQGWVYVVPPLPPPPQALAVSQEGWQEWVAGSRVYCPQGQAGTLRGADRTAASLSAGHRSKLRVKRVFSSLGVPPWLRCYWPMLWQGHQLCSVAEWRVHGIDEAQVLRWTNLPEWIRPWVRQAREKPLG, from the coding sequence ATGTCGACGCCGGTTAATCCGGTGTTTGAAGGTCTGCAGCTACCGCAGGCCCATTCTTATTTGCTGGGCTTAAGTGGTGGCGTGGATTCCGCCGCCTTAGCGGCGCTGCTTGCGGGTCGTGTGCGCTTACGCTGTGTGCACGTGAACCACGGGCTGGGGCCGCATGCGCAGGAGTTGGAGCAGGCAGCGGTTGGAATTGCGCGGACGCTCGGGCTACCGCTGCAATGCCTGCAGCTGCGTGACGCTCCCAATGCGAACCAAGAGGCCTGGGCACGTGAGCGACGTTATGCGGCCTGTGCGCAGCTGCTGCGGCCCGGGGAAGTGCTATTGACGGCGCACCATGCCCAAGATCAGATTGAAACCTGGTTATTGGCCGCATTGCGCGGCAGCGGAGCTGTGGGCTTATCGGCAATGCCTGTGCTCAAACCCTTTGCCCGAGGGTGGCATGCGCGGCCGGCTTTGGCCCTACCGGCAGTTGAGTTGCAACAACAGGCCGCGGGGCTTCCTTGGATGGACGACCCCACTAATGCCGATCTAGAGCTTGCGCGCAATCGGGTGCGCGTTGAGCTATTGCCTCTGCTAGAGAAAATCCATCCACGTTCCCATGCGGCCTTGCTGCGCAGCGTTGATCTTGCGCAACAGCAAAGCCGTGAGTTGCGGTTTTGGCAGCAGGCATGGATCGAGCAGCATCTTGAGATGCAGCGGCAAGCCCTGCCGCTGCAGGCTCTACAGGAGCTGGCGGCTCCACCGCGTGAGGGTTTGCTGCATGCTGCGGTACGCAGTCTGGGCGCTCCGGCGATTCCACAGCGGGTGCTTTGGCAATGGCTCAAACAAATGCAGGCACCAGATGACCGTCAGCCAGCCCTGCATTGGTCGGGCTGGTCTTTACGCCGCTATCAGGGCTGGGTCTATGTTGTGCCGCCGCTGCCACCGCCTCCACAGGCTTTGGCCGTGAGTCAGGAGGGCTGGCAGGAATGGGTGGCTGGCAGTCGGGTGTATTGTCCGCAAGGGCAAGCTGGAACACTGCGTGGTGCTGATCGCACTGCAGCCAGCTTAAGTGCTGGACACCGTTCTAAGTTGCGCGTCAAGCGGGTTTTTTCCAGTCTGGGAGTGCCGCCTTGGCTGCGTTGCTACTGGCCTATGTTGTGGCAGGGGCATCAGCTATGCAGCGTTGCGGAATGGCGTGTTCACGGGATTGACGAGGCGCAGGTGCTGCGCTGGACGAATCTGCCAGAGTGGATTCGGCCTTGGGTGAGACAAGCCAGGGAGAAGCCATTGGGCTAA
- a CDS encoding CTP synthase: MPSHAATRFVFVTGGVVSSLGKGIAAASLAALLESRHLKVAMIKLDPYLNVDAGTMSPFQHGEVYVTQDGAETDLDLGHYERFLRSKTSRHSNFTTGQIYSAVLEKERRGDYLGGTVQVIPHITDEIKRCILQGAEGADICMVEIGGTVGDIESLPFMEAIRQMGVELGRERALYMHLTLVPYIPSSGEMKTKPTQHSVKELRGIGIQPDILICRSDRALPPNERRKIGLFCNVPDRAVISARDVKDIYTIPAHFHQQGLDELVVEHFGIEASSADLSDWAHVIEAPTRQDAEVTVAMVGKYVDLADAYKSVNEALYHAGIHTNTRVNIEYVDSEQLEREGTELLAGVDAILVPGGFGERGVEGKISAVQFARENNIPYLGICLGMQVAAVEFARHVAGLPQAHSSEFEPGTPDPVIALITQWHADGGDVVAADTSRKGGTMRLGAQRCNLSAATKSYELYGADHIVERHRHRYEFNNTYRERLAQAGLVFAGEQPDDELVEIIELADHPWFVACQFHPEFTSTPRDGHPLFRGFISAAREQAAKAD, encoded by the coding sequence GTGCCGTCTCACGCCGCCACCAGATTTGTTTTTGTTACCGGAGGCGTTGTCTCCTCCTTGGGCAAGGGAATTGCCGCTGCATCTCTAGCCGCCTTGCTGGAGTCGCGCCACCTCAAAGTGGCGATGATCAAGCTTGATCCTTATCTTAATGTGGATGCGGGGACTATGAGTCCCTTCCAACATGGTGAGGTATACGTCACCCAGGATGGCGCCGAAACCGACCTGGATCTCGGCCATTACGAGCGTTTTCTACGCAGCAAAACCTCCCGTCACAGCAACTTCACCACAGGTCAGATCTATTCTGCAGTTCTTGAGAAAGAACGTCGTGGCGACTACTTAGGCGGTACCGTGCAGGTCATTCCGCACATTACCGACGAGATAAAACGGTGCATTCTGCAAGGTGCTGAGGGCGCCGATATTTGCATGGTGGAAATTGGCGGGACAGTCGGCGACATCGAGTCCTTGCCCTTTATGGAGGCCATCCGCCAGATGGGGGTGGAACTGGGCCGCGAGCGTGCGCTGTACATGCACCTGACCTTGGTTCCCTACATTCCATCCAGTGGTGAGATGAAGACCAAGCCCACCCAGCACTCCGTCAAAGAGCTGCGGGGTATTGGTATCCAGCCGGATATTTTGATTTGTCGCTCCGATCGCGCTTTGCCACCGAATGAGCGGCGCAAAATTGGATTGTTCTGCAACGTGCCAGATCGCGCCGTTATCAGCGCCCGCGATGTGAAAGATATCTACACCATCCCGGCCCATTTCCACCAACAGGGCCTGGACGAGCTGGTGGTGGAGCACTTCGGTATCGAGGCTAGCTCCGCAGATTTGTCGGATTGGGCGCATGTGATCGAGGCCCCAACTCGCCAAGACGCAGAGGTGACTGTCGCCATGGTGGGCAAATATGTGGACTTGGCCGATGCTTACAAATCGGTCAACGAGGCCTTGTATCACGCTGGAATCCACACCAATACCCGCGTCAACATTGAGTATGTGGATTCGGAGCAATTGGAGCGTGAAGGGACCGAGTTATTAGCCGGAGTCGATGCCATTTTGGTTCCTGGCGGCTTTGGCGAACGCGGCGTCGAAGGCAAAATTTCCGCAGTGCAGTTTGCCCGGGAGAACAACATCCCTTACCTGGGGATTTGTCTGGGTATGCAAGTGGCGGCTGTGGAGTTCGCTCGCCATGTTGCTGGCCTGCCACAGGCGCATTCTTCCGAGTTTGAGCCCGGCACACCGGACCCCGTGATTGCCTTGATTACCCAGTGGCATGCCGACGGGGGGGATGTGGTGGCCGCCGATACTTCCCGTAAGGGCGGCACCATGCGCCTTGGTGCACAGCGCTGCAACCTCAGCGCTGCGACCAAATCCTACGAGCTCTACGGTGCCGATCATATTGTTGAACGGCATCGCCACCGCTACGAGTTCAATAACACCTATCGGGAACGACTCGCTCAGGCTGGGTTGGTGTTTGCCGGCGAGCAACCCGATGATGAACTCGTCGAGATTATCGAGCTCGCCGATCATCCTTGGTTTGTGGCCTGTCAGTTCCACCCGGAATTTACCTCGACTCCACGGGACGGCCATCCGCTGTTCCGCGGCTTTATCAGCGCAGCACGCGAGCAAGCGGCGAAGGCGGATTGA
- the kdsA gene encoding 3-deoxy-8-phosphooctulonate synthase has product MTLAGQKIGLDQPLFLLAGPDTLESLDMCLEVAGTLKEICSRLGTPYVFKGSFDKANRSSHRSYRGPGMEEGLRMLQAIKDQIGVPVITDVHEDTPIEEVASVVDVIQTPAFLCRQTNFMQRVARAGKPVNVKKGQFMSPWEMGNVVAKMREVAPDTPYFLCERGFSFGYNNLVCDMRGLAAMRETGCPVVFDCTHSVQLPGGQGQSSGGQREYIPVLSRAAVGAGVAGLFMETHPKPDEALCDGPNSWPLHLAEPLLESLVALDRAVKAQPLAENLV; this is encoded by the coding sequence CTGACTCTGGCAGGGCAGAAGATAGGGCTGGATCAGCCCTTATTCCTGTTGGCCGGTCCCGACACCTTGGAAAGCCTAGACATGTGTTTGGAGGTGGCAGGAACGCTCAAAGAGATCTGCAGCCGGCTCGGAACACCCTATGTATTCAAGGGGTCTTTTGATAAGGCCAACCGGAGCTCTCACCGTTCATACCGCGGGCCAGGCATGGAAGAAGGGCTGCGCATGCTGCAGGCCATCAAAGACCAAATTGGTGTGCCGGTGATCACCGATGTCCATGAGGACACTCCTATTGAGGAGGTGGCCAGCGTGGTGGATGTCATACAAACGCCTGCGTTTTTGTGTCGGCAGACCAATTTTATGCAACGCGTCGCCCGCGCTGGTAAGCCGGTCAACGTCAAAAAAGGCCAATTCATGTCGCCCTGGGAGATGGGCAATGTGGTGGCGAAAATGCGTGAAGTGGCGCCAGACACGCCGTATTTCTTGTGTGAACGGGGCTTTTCCTTCGGCTACAACAATTTGGTCTGCGACATGCGCGGACTAGCGGCGATGCGCGAAACGGGCTGCCCGGTGGTCTTCGACTGCACCCACTCGGTACAGCTACCAGGTGGTCAGGGCCAATCCAGTGGCGGGCAACGGGAATATATTCCGGTGCTCAGCCGAGCGGCGGTTGGTGCCGGCGTGGCCGGGCTATTTATGGAGACCCACCCCAAGCCTGACGAAGCATTGTGCGATGGACCGAATTCCTGGCCCTTGCACTTGGCCGAGCCGCTGCTGGAAAGCCTGGTCGCTCTGGATCGAGCCGTTAAAGCCCAACCACTTGCCGAAAACTTAGTTTAA
- the eno gene encoding phosphopyruvate hydratase, with protein MSQIKTVHAREVLDSRGNPTVEADVCLEDGSMGRAIVPSGASTGAREAVELRDGDPARYLGKGVRQAVANVNGEIAQALQGMDAQDQQAVDQRMIELDGSENKSRLGANAILAVSLASAQAAAAQRKLPLWATLAGDGPLDLPVPMMNVINGGAHADNNVDIQEFMILPVAAPSFSEALRAGTEIFHALKSVLKSQGLNTAVGDEGGFAPDLPSNAAAIDALAQAVDKAGYSLGQDILLGLDVASSEFYKDGRYVLASENRQFDSAEFCDYLSELCSTYPIITVEDGMAEDDWEGWATLTERLGDRVQLVGDDLFVTNPRILKQGIDQKVANSILIKVNQIGTLSETLEAIRLATDSGYSAVVSHRSGETEDCVIADLAVATSATQIKTGSLCRSDRMSKYNQLLRIEEALGSRAGYPGLKAFPVPRS; from the coding sequence ATGAGCCAAATCAAAACCGTGCACGCACGTGAAGTGTTGGACTCTCGGGGCAACCCTACCGTTGAAGCGGATGTCTGTCTGGAAGATGGCAGCATGGGGCGGGCCATTGTTCCCTCGGGTGCCTCTACCGGTGCTCGTGAAGCCGTGGAACTGCGTGATGGCGACCCTGCGCGGTATTTGGGCAAGGGTGTTCGGCAGGCCGTGGCCAATGTGAACGGTGAGATTGCGCAGGCGCTGCAGGGGATGGATGCCCAAGACCAGCAGGCTGTGGATCAGCGCATGATCGAGCTTGACGGTAGCGAGAACAAGTCGCGGCTGGGGGCTAACGCGATTTTGGCGGTGTCCTTAGCCAGTGCCCAAGCCGCCGCGGCCCAGCGCAAGCTTCCCTTGTGGGCGACACTGGCCGGTGATGGGCCTTTAGACCTCCCCGTACCGATGATGAATGTCATTAACGGTGGCGCGCACGCTGATAACAACGTGGATATTCAGGAGTTCATGATTTTGCCGGTCGCGGCGCCAAGCTTCTCTGAGGCTCTGCGGGCGGGCACCGAAATCTTTCATGCCTTGAAAAGCGTGCTCAAGTCGCAGGGGTTGAATACTGCGGTGGGTGATGAAGGGGGATTTGCTCCAGACTTGCCATCCAATGCCGCTGCTATTGATGCCTTGGCCCAAGCGGTGGACAAAGCCGGATACAGCCTTGGCCAAGATATTTTGTTAGGGCTCGATGTCGCGAGCTCCGAATTCTACAAAGATGGCCGCTACGTCCTGGCCTCGGAAAATCGCCAGTTCGACAGTGCGGAGTTCTGTGATTATTTGAGCGAGCTGTGTTCCACCTATCCCATCATCACGGTTGAAGACGGCATGGCCGAGGATGATTGGGAAGGTTGGGCCACCCTGACTGAGCGTCTTGGCGACCGCGTGCAGTTGGTGGGAGATGATTTGTTTGTCACCAACCCGCGAATCCTCAAGCAGGGCATTGACCAGAAAGTGGCCAACTCTATTCTCATTAAGGTGAATCAAATTGGCACCTTGAGCGAAACCCTGGAAGCGATTCGCTTAGCAACCGACTCTGGCTACTCGGCCGTCGTCTCGCACCGGAGTGGTGAGACCGAGGATTGCGTGATTGCCGATCTGGCCGTGGCGACCTCAGCGACTCAGATCAAGACTGGTTCTCTTTGCCGCAGTGATCGTATGTCTAAGTACAACCAGCTGCTGCGCATCGAAGAGGCTCTGGGTTCGCGAGCCGGCTATCCGGGACTAAAGGCCTTCCCGGTGCCGCGGAGCTAA
- a CDS encoding septum formation initiator family protein yields MARAWLVLGALALVYLQARLWLMPGNWREVWVLQEELLAVDQHNEHLAARNADAEAWVRLLDGDPASLEFQARHDLGLVRPGETLYVIPQ; encoded by the coding sequence GTGGCGCGCGCCTGGTTGGTACTCGGTGCCTTGGCATTGGTGTATCTGCAGGCGCGGCTATGGCTCATGCCCGGTAATTGGCGCGAGGTGTGGGTGTTGCAGGAAGAGTTGCTTGCAGTCGACCAGCACAATGAACACTTAGCCGCGCGTAACGCGGACGCTGAAGCATGGGTGCGCCTCCTCGATGGTGACCCGGCTAGTTTGGAGTTCCAAGCTCGGCATGACCTGGGCCTAGTTCGCCCCGGTGAAACCCTGTACGTTATTCCCCAATGA
- a CDS encoding 2-C-methyl-D-erythritol 4-phosphate cytidylyltransferase — MGAAVPKQYLPLAGAAVLERTLRVILAAAEPHSLVVAVDADDARFSQLPSAQDSRVLRVIGGATRAASVWAAMQQIATQAQDHDLVLVHDAARPLVAAEDLQALLACLRDQPEAGAVLAAPVADTLKKGLSHGGVARVQSTLNRDGVWAAQTPQGARFGILYPVLKQADHQQITDEAMALEAESVPVLLVPATAPNFKLTHPLDLALAEAWLNANPLEHRQCESV; from the coding sequence ATGGGCGCTGCAGTCCCTAAGCAGTATTTGCCGCTAGCGGGGGCAGCGGTGTTGGAGCGTACGCTGCGGGTGATTTTAGCCGCAGCTGAGCCCCACTCTCTGGTTGTCGCTGTCGATGCCGATGATGCCCGTTTCAGCCAACTTCCCAGCGCGCAAGACTCTCGCGTGCTGCGCGTGATCGGCGGGGCCACTAGGGCCGCCTCTGTGTGGGCGGCAATGCAGCAGATTGCTACTCAGGCCCAAGACCACGACTTGGTCTTGGTGCATGATGCGGCGCGCCCTCTTGTTGCCGCTGAAGATCTCCAGGCACTGCTGGCTTGTTTGCGTGATCAGCCCGAAGCTGGCGCCGTGCTTGCGGCGCCGGTGGCTGATACTTTAAAAAAAGGACTGAGTCACGGCGGCGTTGCGCGCGTGCAAAGCACGCTCAACCGTGACGGAGTCTGGGCGGCGCAAACTCCGCAAGGAGCACGTTTTGGCATTCTCTATCCAGTCTTGAAGCAGGCAGACCATCAGCAGATCACCGATGAAGCAATGGCATTAGAGGCCGAATCAGTACCCGTACTATTAGTGCCCGCGACGGCGCCGAATTTTAAACTGACCCACCCGCTAGATTTGGCTTTGGCCGAAGCCTGGCTTAACGCGAATCCACTGGAGCACAGGCAATGCGAATCCGTGTAG
- the ispF gene encoding 2-C-methyl-D-erythritol 2,4-cyclodiphosphate synthase → MRIRVGQGLDVHAFGPGDAVMLGGVRIAHDQGLMAHSDGDVLLHALTDAILGAAALGDIGQHFPDTDAQWAGADSGELLRQAWASVQAQGWSLANADLTVIGERPKVNPHRQSIVRSVAGLLGVPPAHINLKATTTEKLGFLGRQEGLGAMACVLLCSEDMGA, encoded by the coding sequence ATGCGAATCCGTGTAGGGCAAGGATTAGACGTGCATGCCTTTGGCCCTGGTGACGCCGTGATGCTGGGCGGCGTGCGCATCGCCCATGATCAGGGCTTGATGGCGCATTCCGATGGGGATGTGTTGCTTCATGCACTCACCGACGCGATCTTGGGCGCGGCTGCCCTGGGCGATATTGGTCAGCATTTCCCCGATACCGATGCGCAATGGGCGGGCGCCGACAGCGGCGAACTCCTCCGGCAGGCCTGGGCCTCGGTCCAAGCTCAGGGTTGGTCCTTGGCCAATGCGGACCTCACGGTGATTGGTGAACGCCCTAAGGTGAACCCCCATCGGCAAAGCATTGTTCGCAGCGTTGCTGGTCTGCTTGGTGTCCCGCCGGCACATATCAACCTCAAAGCCACCACCACCGAAAAGCTGGGCTTTTTGGGGCGTCAGGAAGGCTTGGGGGCGATGGCATGTGTCCTGCTGTGCAGCGAGGACATGGGCGCTTAG
- a CDS encoding Smr/MutS family protein, whose translation MNSQHEDEADLWAAALDGVQPLPDTPRSAPPPKRLNGALKTLEDEAAVMPDALDGIIDPDELDTGEEAEYRRPGVNRAQMRRLRRGEFSIQATIDLHGQTRAEAAQSVRQLLEEAQRRGWRCIKIIHGKGNRSPGGQPVLKSRVEVGLRRNDQVLAYASAPPWSGGHGAILALLRGPR comes from the coding sequence ATGAACTCACAACACGAAGACGAAGCCGACTTATGGGCCGCAGCCCTAGACGGCGTACAGCCACTTCCGGATACCCCGCGTTCAGCGCCTCCGCCCAAGCGGCTTAACGGCGCGCTGAAGACGCTGGAGGATGAAGCTGCGGTCATGCCAGATGCGCTGGATGGCATCATCGACCCGGATGAGCTGGATACTGGCGAAGAAGCCGAGTACCGGCGGCCTGGCGTGAATCGTGCGCAGATGCGGCGACTGCGGCGGGGGGAGTTTTCTATACAGGCCACCATCGACCTGCATGGGCAAACTCGCGCCGAGGCGGCGCAAAGCGTGCGCCAATTGCTTGAGGAAGCCCAGCGTCGCGGCTGGCGCTGCATCAAAATCATTCACGGCAAGGGCAATCGTTCGCCCGGCGGTCAGCCGGTCCTCAAAAGCCGGGTGGAAGTGGGCCTGCGGCGCAACGATCAGGTGTTGGCCTATGCCTCAGCGCCGCCTTGGTCTGGTGGCCATGGCGCCATCTTGGCATTGCTACGCGGGCCACGTTAA
- the surE gene encoding 5'/3'-nucleotidase SurE gives MHILLANDDGIHARGIRTLAQALRTQARVTMVAPDRNRSGASHSLTLGRPLRLTQVAEGDYTVDGTPTDCVHLGLTSVLADDPPDLVVSGINHGANLGDDVLYSGTVAAAMEGRFLGLPAVAVSLVGHDPAHFETAAGMVLKLLQQLPEHPLPPQTILNLNVPDRPLEEVRGFQVTRLGHRHVAEGVIEDRDPRGRKIFWVGPAGPEQDAGEGTDFHAVSRGFVSITPLHTDLTQRDCLGDIRSWLDSQASNQA, from the coding sequence ATGCACATCCTTTTGGCGAACGACGACGGTATCCATGCGCGGGGTATTCGCACTTTGGCCCAGGCATTGCGCACCCAGGCGCGGGTCACCATGGTCGCGCCTGACCGCAATAGATCGGGGGCCAGCCATTCCTTGACCCTGGGACGCCCTTTGCGTCTGACCCAAGTTGCGGAGGGGGATTACACCGTCGATGGCACGCCAACCGACTGTGTACATCTAGGGCTGACCTCGGTTCTTGCGGATGATCCGCCAGATCTGGTGGTGTCCGGCATTAACCATGGGGCCAACCTTGGTGATGATGTGCTCTACAGCGGAACTGTGGCGGCCGCGATGGAAGGGCGGTTTTTGGGCTTGCCGGCTGTGGCAGTGAGTTTGGTTGGTCACGATCCTGCGCATTTTGAAACCGCCGCCGGTATGGTGCTAAAACTCTTGCAACAGCTGCCAGAGCACCCGCTGCCGCCGCAAACCATCTTGAATCTCAATGTGCCCGATCGTCCTTTAGAAGAGGTTCGCGGCTTTCAGGTCACTCGTTTGGGCCATCGCCATGTCGCCGAAGGAGTAATTGAAGACCGCGACCCGCGCGGACGGAAAATTTTCTGGGTCGGCCCTGCGGGTCCGGAACAGGATGCAGGCGAGGGCACCGATTTTCATGCCGTGAGCCGCGGGTTTGTGTCGATTACACCCCTCCATACAGACCTGACCCAGCGTGATTGCTTGGGTGATATTCGCTCCTGGCTGGATAGTCAGGCCAGCAACCAGGCCTAG
- a CDS encoding protein-L-isoaspartate(D-aspartate) O-methyltransferase, whose amino-acid sequence MSVQRGLRPEFYRARLVRDLHARGIPTPICEALGRIPRHEFAGKGWDLEQAYADITLPIGYGQTISQPYVVARMTQLLLDECQRRCVLEVGTGCGYQTAVLAALCERVYSVERIKSLADSARARLQQLGILRVYTQHGDGFAGWPQQAPFDGIVVTAAAAQVPPALIQQLAIGGRLVMPVGEPGSQILMTIDRADDQTLRVGRFDPVTFVPLLPELE is encoded by the coding sequence ATGAGCGTGCAGCGCGGCCTCAGACCCGAGTTTTATCGCGCCCGCCTGGTGCGCGACTTGCATGCGCGTGGTATTCCCACGCCCATTTGTGAGGCTCTGGGGCGGATTCCGCGGCATGAATTTGCCGGCAAGGGTTGGGACTTGGAGCAGGCCTACGCAGACATCACCTTGCCAATCGGCTATGGTCAAACCATCTCCCAGCCCTATGTTGTTGCCCGCATGACGCAGTTGTTGCTCGACGAATGTCAGCGTCGCTGCGTGCTGGAGGTGGGTACCGGCTGTGGTTATCAAACGGCGGTATTGGCGGCGCTGTGCGAGCGGGTGTACAGCGTGGAACGCATCAAAAGCCTGGCCGACTCGGCGCGAGCACGCTTACAGCAACTCGGTATCCTGAGGGTTTACACCCAGCATGGTGATGGCTTTGCCGGATGGCCACAGCAAGCGCCCTTCGATGGCATTGTGGTCACCGCAGCCGCCGCCCAGGTTCCTCCGGCCCTCATTCAACAATTGGCCATTGGTGGGCGCTTGGTCATGCCGGTCGGCGAGCCTGGCAGTCAGATTTTGATGACGATTGATCGTGCTGATGACCAAACTTTGCGGGTAGGCCGCTTTGATCCGGTCACCTTTGTACCGCTATTGCCGGAGCTGGAATGA
- a CDS encoding DedA family protein — MKPGVFSRLYSWTLALAGHPRAPAWLTTVAVAESSFFPVPVDVMLAPMVLARPQRAWAFAALATMGSVAGGVLGWMLGLWLIDSLLPVLQQWGYAEAYATSRRWFADYGFWAVFAAGFTPIPFKVFTIAAGAANMLLPLFIVASVVGRGARFFLVAALVRWGGPKIEPQLARYADQLGWAVLILCLCAFLFVQFWH; from the coding sequence ATGAAGCCGGGTGTATTTTCGCGTCTTTATAGCTGGACCCTAGCCCTGGCAGGGCATCCGCGTGCCCCGGCTTGGCTGACCACGGTGGCGGTGGCTGAGTCTTCCTTCTTCCCTGTGCCAGTCGATGTGATGTTGGCGCCAATGGTGTTGGCAAGACCGCAACGCGCCTGGGCCTTTGCGGCGCTGGCGACCATGGGCTCGGTAGCCGGCGGAGTATTGGGCTGGATGCTGGGCTTGTGGCTTATCGATAGCTTGCTTCCAGTGCTGCAGCAATGGGGTTATGCCGAGGCCTACGCGACCTCAAGGCGTTGGTTTGCCGATTACGGTTTTTGGGCTGTTTTTGCGGCTGGTTTTACACCCATTCCATTCAAGGTTTTCACGATTGCTGCGGGCGCGGCCAATATGTTGCTCCCGCTATTTATCGTTGCTAGCGTGGTGGGCCGAGGGGCGCGCTTTTTCTTGGTGGCAGCTTTGGTTCGCTGGGGCGGGCCAAAAATTGAACCCCAATTGGCGCGCTACGCCGATCAATTGGGTTGGGCCGTTCTCATACTATGCTTGTGCGCTTTCTTGTTTGTGCAGTTCTGGCATTGA